A section of the Deltaproteobacteria bacterium genome encodes:
- a CDS encoding 3'-5' exonuclease, with product MLPPLPKLVALDLEATQFRGRAHVVEIAAVLVTEGRIDRVFDTLVDPGCPIDPHTQAVHGISNNDVKGEPAFPEAWTTLGPMLDGAVVIAHGASNDAEFIRQEIVRHHLEPPTVEWWCTLRMSRKLLPKRFEGFSLARLTEDLGIKAAPTHKAIDDTRALYELYSALIEFAVQKELTWDAVREIARAKGRHWPW from the coding sequence GTGCTGCCGCCGCTTCCCAAACTTGTCGCCCTCGATCTCGAAGCCACGCAGTTTCGCGGGCGCGCGCACGTGGTCGAGATCGCCGCCGTGCTCGTGACCGAGGGACGCATTGATCGCGTGTTCGACACGCTCGTTGATCCCGGCTGCCCGATCGATCCGCACACGCAGGCCGTGCACGGCATCTCGAACAACGACGTGAAGGGCGAGCCGGCGTTTCCCGAGGCGTGGACGACGCTCGGGCCGATGCTGGACGGCGCGGTGGTGATCGCGCACGGCGCGTCGAACGACGCCGAGTTCATCCGGCAGGAGATCGTCCGCCATCATCTGGAGCCGCCGACGGTGGAATGGTGGTGCACGCTGCGCATGTCGCGAAAGCTGCTGCCCAAGCGCTTCGAGGGGTTCTCTCTCGCGCGGCTCACCGAAGACCTGGGCATCAAGGCCGCTCCCACGCACAAGGCCATCGACGACACACGGGCGCTGTACGAGCTGTATTCCGCGCTCATCGAATTCGCCGTGCAAAAGGAGTTGACGTGGGACGCGGTGCGCGAGATCGCCCGCGCCAAAGGCCGCCACTGGCCGTGGTGA